In Aspergillus nidulans FGSC A4 chromosome IV, a single window of DNA contains:
- a CDS encoding uncharacterized protein (transcript_id=CADANIAT00000203): protein MRVTVALLCLAGSAYTASAAQYAKFRYLESSDFRIIIDAGSGALLSIVNPHDNASMSWISGPEDTPWQPAGSRWGLGYVNLGPLHRSFWQDAIVTFNGNRVSAAYALDGLDVNVTRTLNRDGVLEECYVFTNTGAEPLALDDHGPESFAIYTPFNDHYTSTTDVLEHRAHAHVWANGGASSWVKLTRMGLRGPHLGIVLTQGALQGYSIEGRSRLTSSDTRGIFLLHPAIPTLESGGSGRVCWELFWHEDWDEFFKKAKQRSSQFLHVTADRWTAAAGETVNLTVSGQRSGEAVVLNGQRAELQLVPSGNDSYSTTIQADKQGEQEVSFTVGESEEQTNSTITINVVPDIDTLIANRVKFITTNQQLSLDFPDESKAGAYAVYDNQMEGIVTFDTSSDRNTGRERVGMGVLIARWLQQNPNSSPDIEDSLRIYYDYVNNKLQETDGYVRSWPIGATDGSLRLYNWPWVMQLHLQMAKLGNKEVTSHGDYKATPSQRLLVTIERFYAEPEAIDYYPINLPIHESLVYFTGKRDEDTVARLLTLFTAHGDRITSVGSAYPSSEVNYEQSIIAPAAIILLELYRSTNESRWLDAAHGHFDRLEAFSGRQPNFHLHDVAIRHWDGYWFGKDRMWGDTFPHYWSTLTAIAMHHYAVATGDEHYSRRAEGILRANLVLFDEEGRGYCAFIYPTSVDGRPGSYLDPYANDQDWALAHLLALREDGLGEGDP, encoded by the coding sequence CATCCATGAGTTGGATCAGTGGACCAGAGGATACGCCTTGGCAGCCCGCCGGGAGCAGATGGGGGCTCGGCTACGTGAATCTAGGACCGCTACATCGGAGTTTTTGGCAAGATGCAATTGTCACCTTCAATGGCAACAGGGTGAGCGCCGCCTACGCATTGGATGGACTGGACGTGAACGTCACAAGGACGCTCAACCGAGACGGTGTCTTGGAGGAGTGCTACGTTTTCACCAATACGGGTGCTGAGCCTCTTGCACTGGACGATCACGGACCCGAGTCTTTTGCGATTTACACCCCCTTCAATGATCACTATACATCTACAACAGATGTCCTGGAACATCGGGCCCATGCACACGTCTGGGCGAACGGAGGGGCCTCGTCGTGGGTCAAGCTCACGCGAATGGGTTTGCGAGGACCACATCTCGGTATTGTGCTCACGCAGGGCGCTTTACAGGGATATAGTATAGAGGGGAGGAGTAGACTGACCTCTTCGGACACACGGGGGATCTTTCTGCTCCACCCGGCCATCCCAACGCTGGAGAGCGGCGGGTCCGGTCGAGTCTGCTGGGAGCTGTTTTGGCATGAGGACTGGGATGAGTTCTTTAAAAAAGCTAAGCAGCGGTCCAGTCAGTTCTTGCATGTTACCGCAGATAGATGgaccgcagcagcaggcgaAACCGTCAACCTAACCGTTTCCGGGCAAAGATCGGGCGAGGCAGTGGTCCTTAATGGCCAGAGGGCAGAGCTACAACTCGTTCCTAGCGGCAATGATTCATATTCGACGACCATCCAGGCCGATAAGCAAGGAGAGCAGGAGGTGTCCTTCACCGTCGGAGAGAGTGAGGAGCAAACGAACTCCACTATTACCATCAACGTCGTTCCCGATATCGACACTCTCATTGCCAACCGCGTCAAATTCATCACGACAAACCAGCAGCTGAGCCTGGATTTCCCAGACGAGTCAAAAGCGGGTGCGTACGCCGTGTACGATAACCAAATGGAAGGTATCGTTACGTTTGATACCTCCTCTGACCGAAACACCGGCCGCGAAAGGGTTGGCATGGGAGTCCTGATTGCGCggtggctgcagcagaatCCAAATTCCAGCCCAGATATTGAAGACTCGCTGAGGATCTACTACGATTACGTCAACAACAAGCTTCAGGAAACCGACGGGTACGTCCGGTCATGGCCCATTGGCGCAACAGACGGCTCGCTACGGCTCTACAACTGGCCCTGGGTGATGCAACTGCATCTGCAGATGGCCAAGCTGGGCAACAAGGAAGTGACGAGCCACGGCGACTACAAGGCCACGCCTAGCCAGCGCCTCCTGGTCACTATCGAGCGGTTCTATGCCGAGCCGGAAGCGATAGACTATTATCCCATCAACCTCCCCATCCACGAGAGCCTGGTATATTTCACCGGAAAACGCGACGAAGATACCGTCGCCCGCCTCTTGACGCTCTTTACAGCACACGGCGACCGCATCACGTCCGTCGGGTCCGCCTATCCCTCTTCAGAGGTGAACTACGAGCAATCGATTATCGCGCCCGCAGCCATAATCCTCCTGGAGCTATACCGCTCGACAAACGAGAGCAGATGGCTGGACGCGGCTCACGGCCACTTTGACCGATTAGAGGCCTTTAGTGGCCGACAGCCGAATTTCCATCTGCACGATGTCGCCATTCGGCACTGGGACGGATACTGGTTTGGCAAGGACCGGATGTGGGGGGACACATTCCCGCATTACTGGAGTACGCTGACAGCGATTGCGATGCATCACTATGCGGTGGCGACGGGAGATGAGCACTATAGTCGCCGAGCAGAGGGAATTCTCAGGGCGAATCTGGTGCTTTTCGACGAGGAAGGGAGGGGATACTGTGCCTTCATCTATCCGACAAGTGTCGATGGTCGGCCAGGGAGTTACCTGGACCCGTACGCGAACGACCAGGATTGGGCGTTGGCGCATCTTCTAGCCCTGAGGGAAGATGGGTTGGGCGAGGGAGATCCTTGA